From Solibacillus sp. FSL W7-1464:
CTTATTGATCTATATTTGCCTTGTTTATATCGCAAATATCCGTGTATTTGGTGTTCCTTATTTAAATATAGCAGTCAATTTGAGCTGGGATAATATAAAAATGTCCCTTTTCCGTCCACCAGCAACTTCGAACACTAAACGACCGGAAGTATTAAATGTTAAAGATAAAACAAAGGAAAAAACAAAATGAAAAAATTGCTTTTATTTCCATTGTTACTTTTAGTTGCTGGCTGCTGGGATACAAATCAGCCTGAACGTATGTATTATTTACTTGGCCTAGGAATCGATTATAAAGATGGTCAATATGAAATTTATAGTCAAGTTGTTGCTTTCACTAATATTGCTAAAAGCGAACAGCCAAACCCGGAAGCTACGCAGGCTGAAGTTGGGATTGCCAAAGGAAAGACATTTGATGAAGCATTTTTTAATTTATATCAAACGATGGATGAGCGCTTCTTTTTAGGGCATTTAAACTATGTTCTCTTTTCGGAAAATATCGCAAAGGAAGGTAAAGTAGAACCTGTTATCAATTCCCTTATCCGATACAGGGAATGGAGGTATACAACTTGGGCTTATATTACAGATTCACCACTTAAGGAAGCTTTGCTCATCACACCCATTATTAATAAATCCATTACCCTTTCAAAGGTATCCGACCCGCTCAGTTCATTTAATCAGTCATCCCGGGTCCGTCCTATACAATTACGGGAACTTATGATTCATTTGAATGAACCTAGTCATGAAGCCAATATACCATTTATCGAAATTAGCGAAAACTGGTCAAAGGAAGATGGACCAGATCCTGTCTATTCATTTAAAGGCATAAGCATTCTCGGTAAGAACTCTGGTTTAAAAGGGAACTTATTAGGCGACGACCTAAAAGGTGTTCAATGGCTAGAGAATGAAACAGACCGCTCAGATATTACCGTTAAAACGGAAGAGTTTGAAGAATTATATACAACGACAACAGTTGACGAAGTGCGTTCTAAAATTACACCAATTGTTTCCGATAGTAATGTGCAATTCGATTTACAAGTTCAATTGGTTGTTCAAACAAATGAAATGCTTAATGAAGATAAAATGGATTTATTAGAAAGTAAGATTAAGGAGCAAGTAAAAAAAGAAATCGAGCAAACCTATAAAGCTTCATTAGAATTTGACTCCGATATATACCGGTTATCTGAAATATTGTACCGAAAAAATTTGAAAACATGGAAAAAGTATGAGCAAGATGGGAAAATTCCTCTTGACGAGTCTACTATTCGGAATGTGGATGTGGAGCTTGTAAGAGTCAAAGGGAAACGTATCATTTCCCATTAAAAAGAGGTTGCGCAGATGTGCACAACCTCTTTACATTTATTTATAAATAGAACGTGCATGCTTTGCAATCAGTCGATAGCCATGCTGTTCAATATGATCAAACAGCTCCGGAGCATAGGGAGATAAGGCTAATTGATCCAACTCCACGTCAATTGGTACTTCACAATGGATGGTAGCCAATTGATGCGATAAGCGTAACATCGCTTCGTTTTCACTAATTTTAATACGCTGACCCGGTTTTAATGTTGGCAACGCTTCTAAAACGCCATCGATGGAACCGTGATTTTGAATTAGCTGTAACGCTGTTTTCGGTCCGATTCCCTTAACCCCAGGGTAACCGTCACTCGTGTCTCCCATAAACGCTTTAACTTCCGCGAATTGTTTTGGCGCAATGCCATATTCCTCTACAAATCGGCCTTCCGTATAAACATCGTATTCTGTATAGCCCTTTTTCGTAAAGGCAATCGTTGTCGAAGGGTTTAGTAATTGCAGTAAATCTTTATCACCGCTAATTACAGTAATTTGTGCATCGTCTTTCCACTTCTCAATCATTGAGCCGATTAAATCATCCGCCTCAAGACCTTGTGTACCAAAGTTTTGCCACCCGATCATTTCCGATACTCTTTTAGCCATATCAAATTGCGGCAGCATCTCTTCCGGTGGTGCAGGTCGATTTGCTTTATAGCCATCGTATAGGTCATTGCGGAAAGTAACTGCGCCCATATCCCAGCATACCGCCAAATGTGTCGGCTGCATCAGATTTTGTGCTGTCAATACATGACGGGCAAAGCCTTGAACACCGTTTGATGGTGTCCCGTCATCTAAACGTATAAATTGATTCATTGCGGCTGACGCAAAAAATGAACGAAACAATAGCGCCATTCCATCAACTATTAATAAATGTGGTTTTGTTGTCATAATAAATCTCCTCTTTCTACTAAACACTTATTATAACAAAAGCACCGGTAGAATGTAGCTGTAAATACTTACCCATTCGGTTTCAAGTAGTCGATAATACGATTCACGTCTTTGCTGAAAATACGATCCTCCGTCATAGCAGGTGCTATATTGCGAATATCTTTCCACTTCTCATAGAGTTTGGGCGACATGTTCTCTACACC
This genomic window contains:
- a CDS encoding Ger(x)C family spore germination protein, with product MKKLLLFPLLLLVAGCWDTNQPERMYYLLGLGIDYKDGQYEIYSQVVAFTNIAKSEQPNPEATQAEVGIAKGKTFDEAFFNLYQTMDERFFLGHLNYVLFSENIAKEGKVEPVINSLIRYREWRYTTWAYITDSPLKEALLITPIINKSITLSKVSDPLSSFNQSSRVRPIQLRELMIHLNEPSHEANIPFIEISENWSKEDGPDPVYSFKGISILGKNSGLKGNLLGDDLKGVQWLENETDRSDITVKTEEFEELYTTTTVDEVRSKITPIVSDSNVQFDLQVQLVVQTNEMLNEDKMDLLESKIKEQVKKEIEQTYKASLEFDSDIYRLSEILYRKNLKTWKKYEQDGKIPLDESTIRNVDVELVRVKGKRIISH
- a CDS encoding 5'-3' exonuclease — protein: MTTKPHLLIVDGMALLFRSFFASAAMNQFIRLDDGTPSNGVQGFARHVLTAQNLMQPTHLAVCWDMGAVTFRNDLYDGYKANRPAPPEEMLPQFDMAKRVSEMIGWQNFGTQGLEADDLIGSMIEKWKDDAQITVISGDKDLLQLLNPSTTIAFTKKGYTEYDVYTEGRFVEEYGIAPKQFAEVKAFMGDTSDGYPGVKGIGPKTALQLIQNHGSIDGVLEALPTLKPGQRIKISENEAMLRLSHQLATIHCEVPIDVELDQLALSPYAPELFDHIEQHGYRLIAKHARSIYK